Within Desulfolithobacter dissulfuricans, the genomic segment CGCAGGATCGCCTTTTCATCGGCATGGCCTGTGAGCATGATCCGGATGGCATGGGGGTAGGTTTCCTGGATCAGGGTGAGCAGCTCGGCACCGTCCATTCCCGGCATGCGCATGTCCGAGACCACCACGTCAAAGGGTTCTTCCGCCATGACCTTGAGGGCCTCCCGGCCACTGTCGGCAAAGGCCAGGACCCACTGGTGGCGCATGGGGCGCAGCATGCGGCGCAGCCCAGAGAGAATATTTGGTTCGTCATCGACAAAGAGTATTCTTTTTTTGCTCATCGCTCTTGTTCATGGCCCTCCCTGGCATTGACAGAAAGGGGAGGGATTGCAGGTTCATGGTGATACGTGATGCCCTGATCTCAGCACTCGTTGTTCCGGTTCAGAGCCTCCGCCACGGTCCGGGCCAGGACTGGGAGGGAGAGCGGCTTGGGCAGCACGTCGTGGATACCGGAGTTTCCGGCCTTTTCCTCTGTCGTGCGGGTGCCGTATCCGCTGCAGAGAAGGACTGGGAGATCGGGACGGATGTCGATCATCTGTTCGGCCAGCTCCGTGCCCAGCAGACCCGGCATGGTCTGGTCCGTTATTACCAGATCGAACCGCTGTGGATCGCGGCAAAAGGTCTCCAGGGCCAGGCGACTGTCGGTCTCTCCGGTGACCTGGTATCCCAGGTGGGCCAGCATGCGGATCCCCAGGTCCACCAGCATCGGGTCATCATCGATAAAAAGTATCCGTCCCGCCCCGGCGGTAGGAAAGGGTAGGCGAATCTTCCTTTACCGCTTCCTGGCAGGTGGTGGGAAAGTAGAGCTTGAATGTGGTCCCGTCGCCCGGCGTTGAGGTGACGGTTATGGTTCCGCCTGTCTCCTTGACTATGCCATGGACCACGCTGAGTCCCATGCCGGTTCCCTGGTCCTTGGGCTTGGTGGTGAAAAAGGGGTCAAAGATTCGTTCCATGGTCTGCTCGTCCATGCCGCAGCCATTATCCCTGACGGTGAGCTCCAGATAGCATCCCGGTTCAAGTACCTCCGGTAACCCGGGCCTGGATCCGTTCACCAGGACCGGAGTCAACCGGAGATCGATATGTCCTTTTTCCCCTTCCATGGCCTGGAAACTGTTGGTACAGAGATTCATGATCACCTGGTGGATCTCCGTGGGTGAGGCCAGGATCTTTTCACTGTCCACAGTGGATTGAAAGGAAATATCAATGGTGGCCGGCAGGCTGGCCCGCAGCAGCTTGATCACCTCCTTGATAATCGGGGTCATGGAAACGGGCTGTTTCTCCCGGGTTGACTTGCGGCTGAAGGTCAGGATCTGGGCTACCAGGTCCCGGGCCCGACAGCAGGCCGTGCGGATCTGGTCCAGATCATCCTCGATGTACTCCTGCTGCCTGCTTTTCAGGAGGGCCAGTTCGGTAAAACCGAGGATAGCCCCGAGAATGTTATTGAAATCATGGGCAATGCCCCGGCCAGCGTACCGATGGCCTCAAGCTTTTGCGCCTGATGCAGCTGGGCGGTACGTTTTTTGATTTCTTTTTCCAGGTGGTGCTGGTAGCGTCTGTTTTCCCGGATCAGCGAGGCCCGTTCCATGGCCTGGGAGATGGCCTGTTTGATTACCTCCATGTCGTCGATGGGTTTGGTGATATAGTCCCAGGCACCAATACGGATCGCCTTGATGGCATCGGTCAGTGTACCCATGCCGGAGACGATGATAACCGGGGTGTCCGGGGCTTCCCTCCGGATATGGGCCAGGATGTCCAACCCGCCGAGTCCCGGCAGGCAGAGGTCGGTGAGAACAACATCGGGTCTGCGGGTCCTGAAGGCATTGAGGCCGGCGTGGCCGTCACCGGCCTGGATGACGGTATACTGCTGTTCTTGCAGATACAGCGCAATCACCTTGCGGATGAGTGGATCGTCCTCAATGATCAGGATGGACAGTTTCTGGATATCGCCCTCTGGAAGAGCGGTTTGTCGTGTCGTAGGCATGAAACCGAACCTTCTCCCGGCTACCATGAAAAATTGTCTTTTCGCTTGATCTCGGTGTTCCAGGAAAAATTTTATCCCCGGAACAGTACGCACAGGCCTGTGGTAAAATTTTTCTCAATCCTTGAGCTCAAACGAAAATTCTAGTTTTTCAAAATAGCCTCCCATGGGTTGGCCAGCAGGTGGCGTGGCATGGCATGCGGGCATGTGATACCGGAGCCGAGGCTGATAGCAACTTCGGAACCGTCGATGCTCCGGGAATGAACCCTATATTTTATTGTGGCACATCCTGGGGTGAAAAGGCAAATATTTAGCCTGTGATTATCTTCAATATCGGATAGTTGCGTTTCGAAGGCCATGGTGTTTCGGGGATGATTCCTCAAAACCATTGGCCTGGAGAGTTTTTGCGCATGGAGTTACAAATGGAAAGAGTGATTGTATCGTTTTGCTGGTTGAAAAAAAATCTGCCTTCAGGCGGGAAACTGCCGGAATATGCCTCTGAACTGGCCTCGGGGATGGATGTGGCCGCCGCCCTGGATGAGCCTTTGACCCTGGAGCCCGGAGAACGGGCGCTGGTGCCCACAGGTTTTGGCCTGGCGATTCCGGCCGGGTTCGAGGTCCAGGTCCGTCCCAGATCCGGGTTGGCGGTAAAGCATGGCCTGACGGTGATCAACGCCCCTGGTACCATCGATGCCGATTATCGGGGCGAGATCAAGGTAGCCCTGGTCAACCTGGGTCGGGAACCCTTCACCATTCACCCGGGGGACCGCATTGCCCAGCTGGTCCTGGCTCCGGTCTGCCAGGCCCGGCTTGAGGTGGTGGAGACGCTGGATGTTACCGACCGGGGTAGTGGTGGATTCGGACACACCGGGGTATGAGCATGCGCTGCTGCGTTCTGGGGAGTGGTTCCAGGGGCAACTGTACCCTGGTGGAGTCCGGTGGTACCCGGCTGCTTATCGATGGCGGATTCTCGGGCCGGGAGATCGCCCGGAGGCTTGAGCTGATCGGCCACTCGGTGGACCGTCTGACCGCGATCCTGGTCACCCATGAACACAACGATCATATCAGCGGGGTCGGGGTTCTGTCCCGTCGCTGCAGCCTGCCGGTCTGGGCCAATGGCCCGACCCACCGGGCCTCCTCGTCGAGGATGAAAAAACTCTTCTGCCGCCGGGAGTTCGCCACCGGCGAGCGTTTCACCATCAATGGTCTTGAAATCCATCCCTTTGCCGTCTCCCACGATACGGTGGATCCGGTGGGTTTTGTTATCAGTGACGGGCATCATACCCTGGGCTATTGTACCGATACCGGGCGGATTACCCGGCTTATCAGCCATCATCTGAGTCGCTGCCAGGGTCTCATCCTGGAGGCCAACCATGATCCGCAGATGCTCATGGATGGCCCCTATCCCATGCCGCTCAAACAGCGGGTGCGTTCCAGCCAGGGGCACCTGGCCAACGGTGAAGCCGGCTCCTTCCTTCGCCAGATCTGCCAGGCCTCGTTGCGCCAGGTGATCCTGGCCCATTTGAGCGAGACCAACAACGAGCCCCGTCTGGCCCTGGAGACTATCCAAAACAGTCTGGGCGACCTGGAGCACGGGCTGGTGCTCACCGTCTCGACCCAGGACCGGCCGACCCCGCTTATCACTATCTGATTACCATCAATCTTCAGCATTGAAGTCGGTGTCGGTCTCACTTGTTTCACGGGACGCCATAAACCCGTCCCTGGGGGCTTGACTGTGGCCATCCAGGCCACAGACACCCGTGAAACAAGTGAGGCCGACACCTTCATCCATCGGTGGCTGAATTTCAGTGGTAATCACATATCACTATATGAATATGGAGGTCAGCCTCTGGGATGGAACCGCTGGTGAATGGCCTTGAGGCGGTTTTTGTCGACCTGGGTATAGATCTGGGTGGTGGTGATGTCGCTGTGGCCAAGCATCATCTGGACGGCCCGCAGATCGGCGCCTCCGGCCAGTAGATGGGTGGCAAAGGAGTGGCGCAGCATGTGCGGGCTGACCCGTTGGCGGATGCCGGCGTTTCTTGCTGCCTCGGTGATGATCTGCCAGAACCGGTTGCGGGTCATGGCCCGTCCTCGGGTGGTGACGAAAAACAGGGTGGAGGGCCGGTTTTTAAGCAGCAGGGGGCGGCCCTGCTCCAGGTAGGTGGTTAACCGTTCCCGGGTGATTTCATCAAAGGGAACCATTCGCTCCTTGTTGCCCTTGCCGAGAACACGCACATGACAGCTGGTAAGGTTGCAGCTGCGCAGTGGCAGGTTGACGAGCTCCGAGACCCGGATGCCGGTGGCATAGAGAAGGTGGAGCATGGCATGGTTGCGCAGGACAAGGGGGGTCGGGGCCGGCGGCAGGGTCAGCAGCCGGTCCACCTCGGAGATGCTCAGGGCCTTGGGCAGGCTGCGGCCCGTCCGGGGCGGATCGATATCCAGGACCGGATTGGTGCTCAGTACGCCCTGGCCGCTGAGAAAGGCAAAAAACGAGCGCAGGGCGGCCAGTCGCCGGGCGTTACTTCGCGAACCAATGCCCTGTTTGTGGCAGTGAAGGAAAAAGTCCCGGATGTGGCTGGTGGTGATCTCGGCCGGATCGGTGATCTGTCGGCTCAGAAAATCGAGGAAAAAATGCAGGTCCGAGCCATAGGCCTCGATGGTATGGGGCGCCAGTCT encodes:
- the xerD gene encoding site-specific tyrosine recombinase XerD, with translation MPLSKTAFQNLLDSYLSYLTVQKRLAPHTIEAYGSDLHFFLDFLSRQITDPAEITTSHIRDFFLHCHKQGIGSRSNARRLAALRSFFAFLSGQGVLSTNPVLDIDPPRTGRSLPKALSISEVDRLLTLPPAPTPLVLRNHAMLHLLYATGIRVSELVNLPLRSCNLTSCHVRVLGKGNKERMVPFDEITRERLTTYLEQGRPLLLKNRPSTLFFVTTRGRAMTRNRFWQIITEAARNAGIRQRVSPHMLRHSFATHLLAGGADLRAVQMMLGHSDITTTQIYTQVDKNRLKAIHQRFHPRG
- a CDS encoding response regulator yields the protein MLVDLGIRMLAHLGYQVTGETDSRLALETFCRDPQRFDLVITDQTMPGLLGTELAEQMIDIRPDLPVLLCSGYGTRTTEEKAGNSGIHDVLPKPLSLPVLARTVAEALNRNNEC
- the dut gene encoding dUTP diphosphatase, encoding MERVIVSFCWLKKNLPSGGKLPEYASELASGMDVAAALDEPLTLEPGERALVPTGFGLAIPAGFEVQVRPRSGLAVKHGLTVINAPGTIDADYRGEIKVALVNLGREPFTIHPGDRIAQLVLAPVCQARLEVVETLDVTDRGSGGFGHTGV
- a CDS encoding response regulator; the encoded protein is MPTTRQTALPEGDIQKLSILIIEDDPLIRKVIALYLQEQQYTVIQAGDGHAGLNAFRTRRPDVVLTDLCLPGLGGLDILAHIRREAPDTPVIIVSGMGTLTDAIKAIRIGAWDYITKPIDDMEVIKQAISQAMERASLIRENRRYQHHLEKEIKKRTAQLHQAQKLEAIGTLAGALPMISITFSGLSSVLPNWPS
- a CDS encoding sensor histidine kinase, which encodes MTPIIKEVIKLLRASLPATIDISFQSTVDSEKILASPTEIHQVIMNLCTNSFQAMEGEKGHIDLRLTPVLVNGSRPGLPEVLEPGCYLELTVRDNGCGMDEQTMERIFDPFFTTKPKDQGTGMGLSVVHGIVKETGGTITVTSTPGDGTTFKLYFPTTCQEAVKEDSPTLSYRRGGTDTFYR
- a CDS encoding MBL fold metallo-hydrolase, translating into MSMRCCVLGSGSRGNCTLVESGGTRLLIDGGFSGREIARRLELIGHSVDRLTAILVTHEHNDHISGVGVLSRRCSLPVWANGPTHRASSSRMKKLFCRREFATGERFTINGLEIHPFAVSHDTVDPVGFVISDGHHTLGYCTDTGRITRLISHHLSRCQGLILEANHDPQMLMDGPYPMPLKQRVRSSQGHLANGEAGSFLRQICQASLRQVILAHLSETNNEPRLALETIQNSLGDLEHGLVLTVSTQDRPTPLITI